Part of the Diabrotica virgifera virgifera chromosome 6, PGI_DIABVI_V3a genome, TTTCAATTTGAgcaattcaaaaatttcatcaggtgtagggtgttccataaaaaatatatctttgacataccactcttttttgaagcaccctgtataattcatattatttttagattgtagtgttaatggctttgtatatttctatgaagaattttttttaaatcaagtcgttttccgtacaaacactgaggcgaataaaatgaacaaccctgtctataaataaatatataggtacataccataattatactttaatatttattcacaaatttataatattttatgaaaatgtttatcaaaatatattactgttaacgttgtaaatagaatgttgaataaaaaaatccattttccagaattttccgatttttccggtcaatgaaaattagctagttgttattctttcgtcgagttaccccaatttaaaaaaaattgaaggctctacgttctctggaagctgagatattataaaatttttcaagcgctccaaattgaactttctatagcaaaatctcgacTAGAGAAACTGAACTCCGACATTCTTCCatatcacacggtcccagctcagtcagcgtgagtaAATTGATTTTAcagggttattactcgttttaaatagaatATATTTGGTACTTATCAATTgtcatataaaatatagatatttattaccatgctgtaaaaatttcaactcttaatatttataaacaatagagatgtgatttttcaaaaaaaaaaagtataacttggctattattggtcctagaaagttatttttttcattttaatgtgcatttttttaccagatttttgacacaaccaattataattatttatcagaaaaaatggcagagatattctaattgtttattaagaaaaaacttaccatttttttatcgacttgtttaacaacatttaaaaaacaaatatattattttttttaattttcttattactttgagtctttaagtagtcattgcactttgccaaaaaactctgaaaacactccttgggcaacaatgattgtttaaacattcgatgtctgggataaacatttaacataacttgtaaactaacaaacagatcttcttgagattttgtaaactaataaaggcacttaattacCTTATGATCAAGGTACAATAAGTTCCTTACAAcctatttagtaaaagttattaacatttccaaaatagtgcaaaaaacgtggttttttgcaattatctcggttaattcttaatggattttaacttgtaaaaatttaaattaatcgtttttttgtgatacacaactttcataatacaacttttgctgtaaatatgatactaaaaatgctataggcaaaaaacaatattttctgactttggcatttttttataaaaaaatgaggtcgatttacgagtacctctgtatgtatttttaattaactatatactccctacgatttagcaccttcaaatacctgtattgatttttttcccgtttttatttttctaccctggtctatgagttatcctccctctcaaaaaggtccggaacattgtttaaatatacaaaatgtcaaaaaatgaaggaaaaattcgatttttttcttcgtttttttattataacttataaagtattcatttccgagaaaagttgtactgacataaaagttgcgtaattaaatttcctacaatatagaattggttagcaatttaaaaaatagtcacccttgttgcaaaatagcaataattgcgaaaaaaaacatacaaaaacaagtatttgcattttacgtttttcaaccatttatgctacacttaggaccttcatatttcacccagaaaaactttatgatacagtaaaataatactgtaaatttcattaagatcggttcaataaattttgcaaaataaattttgcaatccagctttcgcaaaaaaaattcattttttcaaaatattacaggactgaaaataaagcagatagcaagttgaattttttttttgattatagaagtgtactgtacctttcattcgcagttttgcaaaattaaaatcgattaactaccacggcgtcaggaatttttttaaataaacattcattattggtgctacgcgcaggacagcggatagtttgctcttattgggcattccaatgacctttgataatgattgatacattttaatttttattacatttcggtataaataaataaatttgtttattgcaaaataaaaacacatagtctatcctttgaaataacactttttttagcaaaaactttattgtttatatattttaacttagagaataaaagcttattatttttaaacatatgtaattgtttaaacaatatttcacaaacaattataaaattagtttgatttttgtggaattaaaatattaaaatacaacaaaatatagagtaagaaaataatatattagataaagattagaagaaattttggtggaaatcaacttgtgtgaatcgaacaccgctgccctgcacgtagcaccaaaaattaatgtttattaaaaaaatttcctgacgccgtggtaattaatctattttaattttgcaaattgcaaatgaaaggtacagtacacttctataagcaaaaaaaaattcaacttgctatctgctttattttcagtcctgtaacattttgaaaaaatgaattttttttgcgaaagctggattgcaaaatttattttgcaaaatttattgaaccgatcttaatagaatttacagtattgttttactgtatcataaagtttttttgggtgaaatatgaaggtcctaagtatagcataaatggttgaaaaacgtaaaatgcgaatacttgtttttgtattgttttttcgcAATAATAATTGCAATTTTGCAACATGTCTCTCATAatttttacatattcaccagggacctttcttattgagtgcccatcACAGAATCTCTCAATGaactatcatatgctttctcaagatcaatgcaTAGTATATGAGCATTTTTTGTTGCTTTATATTACATTACATACAAACAAATATAGaataataaattcaataaataGCAACTaaatatacagtacgtaaatcgttcagctggacatagggaatatacatggagagaattgtggcaactgcgctaacctgtgttagttgaagcttctgttcgagtatgagtttttggtgcaatagagctgttagaacgaatagaatgagtggcTTTTAAAGCAAGGCTgttcataaataaatcaaaaacaaagtttatgattaacACGTTGACAGACAGtacgtcaaatgtataagcaagtgttgtgacactacaTGTATTTTGCAAATaagaatagggaaaaatgcaacgtctatggacgttgtgtcacattacatcaatggaaattagacgtctatagacgttctgtccgtcaacgtgttaatgagttaataattttactttgatttttaaaatattttgtatttaaaaactaatttcaaaactaaacagttttctcattcccttaggccaaaaatattcagctactacattgtcatattttgacgtttatttgtgtcagtcgaaatgagttGTGAATTTTGAGGATAATGCCCCTTATTGCTAATAACCATATTGTCATTGAGggagctcagttgccacaagtatctcaatataatacaaatatgtattaatgtatctaaatatatacaatgtatgttccctatgtccagctgaacgatttacatACTGTATTAGTGTTCTCCAGATAAAAAACACAGTCTCATACTTTTCACTTTTACACTTATTAATTAGTATGTAAATTATCCTTACCTGACTAAATGGGGAGGAACTCAACAAATCATGagattcttctttttctgtcTGCCCTAAATTATTTTGTTGCAATAAAAAAGCAAGTGGCGATGTGCTTTGTATCAAAGATTGGCTTTTGAGGGAATTGTGTAATTGGAATCCATTTTCTGAaccaattttattttcagaaCTTGGAAATGAGATAGGTACACTTCTTCGATCACCACTAGATATCACTTTTTGCTGCCCAATTAAACTATCTTGAGGTGTTATAGACCTCTGTTGCTTTTCTATATGTTCAACAGAATGTGCAGGATTGGACATTAATCTCTAAAAATATATAACAGCATAAATTACTAATTAGCAATATAACTTTTAAAATAGGAAGAACCACACCAAAAGAAAAATTATTACTACAATTTGTTTACACATCTAAGTTATACTAGCTAAAAACAAACACTATTTAACATTAAACAAGAGCACAAAAACAACTAtacagtagagtctcggttatccgccatAAACGGGCCGACGGAAGGGCGGATAAGCAAAAATGGCGGATAATAGGGAGCGTTAAATGAAACACAAGTTTAGGCCTTGATGATTTCCattctccgataggagtggcacaagaagaagaagaagagaatcagtttaattttgactGACATTGGACATTGTAGATAGAATGATTTAGGATGTATCTCGTTTTGTTGCCGCCAATACTCGCCGTCTTGTAGCATCATAATATCGACAGCTCTGGCGTCTTGTTGCTCGGCGTATTTTATctcatcttaaaaaatttttactcattctttaatattttcaaagttatataaatttgaaaaaaaaattttgcttaaatGGTGCGGCGGATAAAACGGAACGGCAGATAACCGAagggcggataaccgagactctactgtactttttatgcccagtTGCACCATCAGACTGTCTACACAACTGATTTGCTAACCGCCAATTCAACGATTTAAATCAATGACCAATGGTTATTTTTCAAACCATTGAGTTGCACCATTCTAAAAAAAAACTACTGGTTTACAAACCTACAATATATAAGTTGCAACACTGTATTAGTACAGATTATTCTATGGTTTTTCTCAGAGGCTTTTTTCAGTGTGAcgcaagtgacagaaaaaaggcacgtctgtgataaTAATATATATACACATGTATAACAGttattccagttgttgatagatagcgctataatcgaaaaaaaaaaaaaaagatttgggTTTACCGATTTACTGAttatttacctattacatatatatatacgactataatttaaagttcttctcagtctttcagtgtgtcattaatgaTGTAATATATGATTTTATGAATGTAGAGAATCATACCATAACAtgacattttaattaaaactgacagttgtcagaatcgtaatcgtaatttggtataaaaacaaatcaattgtgtttatttcatttataaaaaggtatgttctttgatttgtatagttttataaattgtacaCATTATAgtcgtattgggaccgtgcaagttgcgcaaagcgacacctatttctacgctctgcacttttattcgcacttttaattgtattgaccaattacgttagtcctggttgctggataattgtcaaggccatagcccaaaaaataataagaagaaaaaataagattcaggttatgtgatgaaaacataaaaattgtatgtagtaaataaaattagttattaaaatgcagtactgcaagcaaaatacaattaattaaatttacctttatataataattgcatatcatatcaatattgtggagcaacatataatttttctctttcaatgacagtagatatgaagtacgtcaatttgacaatttcaattgacaatatgaattatttaagaaagttgcaatatttctccgctattcgcgcacgatcgtttcacgtatcccttccaagtacttgcacaccgcgaatagataatacataaatattttttgttcgattatagcgccatctatcaacaactaaaATAAATGAATGATTTTAATCACGGAcataccttttttctgtcacttccaacttattgcgttagaaagaaatcgaaaaattgtgacgcactgaaagatgcctatgagaaggAGAATACTAGAATCCGAGTATGGTCTAACAAAGAAGATTGTCAAAGAAAGTTTTTTAAGGTTATGTTAAAATTGAATTCCCAATTGAAACAACATTATTTTCTTGCTTATTCAGTatctaataataattaaaaatgcaTTTCTAGTCATTGGGATAAATAATGGTAcacttatacagtgatgagcacgctaataactggcaaaatagtgcaaaagatggaaaacataatacattgcgaaacaaaaagagatgaaactagtggagatggaaatgatcgttataaactaacattacattacatagtttcccacctttagacgtctgtgacaggagtattttataaaattctgtcacaatgacagttgtcatactcctctgatacatctaaaggtggaaaactatgtaatataatgttaatttatacgtttataacattcatttccatctccactaatttcatctctttttgtttcgcaatgtactatgtttttcatctttcgcgctattttgccggttattagcacgctcatcactgtataccttGCTTTAAAATCAACTACATTATACTTTATACCAATCTTTGTGATCTCTTACAGATCTTATtttacagtagactctctctataacgaacacaggtattacgaggtttcgcttataacgaggtacactagatgtcccatgaaatttctattgaactataacacctctataacgaggcatatttggttataacgtgGAAAAATgaaatcaaagaatatgtttttttACCTGTTTTTGGCGTGGTGATGGCCATAAATAAATACCATAACTGAATATATAGAggaatgcccaacatctgtgtgCTTATTGagaccagtgctgtaataaatttCACCACCGGtaataaacttcttcttctttaagacCACAAAAACatcggacgccgtcgaaagaatcgcgttgctcaagtggaattgggcaggacacttcgccagattgtcagacaaccgatggacaaaacgtattgtcgagtggaggccacgagaagaagcactacggagcagaggacgaccaccaaccagatgggctgacgatctgaaacgtattgtcggcaactggatgcaagccgcacaaaacagagaaagatggaaagagctgagggagacctatgtccagcagtggacgcgtacgggttgatgatgatgatgatgaataaacTTCTTGTTTATCTACCGACCAATATTAAATAtgataggaaatttacaatttacaatagCCAAATTTCATTGTTGAGGTTGACCATaaacacctaataaactacgtaagaggcatcaaatcATTTCAGTGGTGGtggtatgcacaatattattgttgtctgatattcGAGATCcccttataacgaggtaattagtccgccatttcaattctcgttatagagggagtacTGTATATGCATTATATCTTCCAAATCATTCGAAGATGAACTCAAAAACGATGATGataaattcatttttcttaattattatttactataCGATGACAGTTTAAAAACTAAggtaacacaaaaaaatataaacagtgTAAAACAGTTGATTATTCCAGTATCAGCAGAAAAATGGTTGATTATTTTTGAGAATCCAAAAACTGATTTCAATTGAGTAATGGTTGGTGCAACagattctaaaataaaacaacaatcaAAGGCAGAAAATCAATTGTTTATTTGTTGATGCAACTGTGTTTTATCTTTGTCATTTATGTCATGTCATATTCTACATAAGAAGTGTTTTGTGGAACCTAGAAATATTTGTAGAGGCCTTGGAGGAGTACAATGAAGGTATAAAGATTAATAGTGTACCaataagtcttcttcttcttcttccttcttgtatgtaggctttaaagcctgtttctttttcaatattagcctcctaaattgtttaaattattgtgccagctttttcttggtctgccaatacttcttcgtccatttggtgacttatcttgTGCTATTTGTACTATTCTATCCTCTGTCATTCTACTGTGTTCGTTAAACCTCTGTttgttttgtcacccatccacttatgtcttctacattgcatgatcttcttatgttttcgcttcccTCCCTATCAAACAGACTTTTCcttgatattcgtcgaagtattttcatctctgttgtttctagtattCGTCTCCTTTTAGATGTGTCATGTCTTGTCTCCGAcgggtctaattgctgctttatagattcttgcttttggaTGCTTGCTTCTTGTCTTTCGTGTTTAtccttccagattgtgtcattaagagatcccgccgctttacttgcttttaagttttgttgtcgtacttcctcttcaacatctccgtaactggttatatctattcccagatatctaaactttACTTTCTGCTTTATTATTTTAAAGTTTACAGATGATGCTTAATAGAATAAATACTAGGGGCAACCAATTCGGACTAAAGATCAAaaagaaaaactaaatttatggcaataaaagtaaaaagaacattcaaaataTTGACCTGCATATTGAAACCAAACATATTGAAAGAGTAAACTGATTCAAATATATGGGATATAAGATTAATAAGCCATTTGAAatgtgttacagaaggatgcttagaatagcatggacacagaaaaaaaaatgaacaaggaagtattgcgagaaatgggcaaagaatatgaaataataaacacaataaaaatgagaaagctgtTCTTTATAGAAAGAAATGTACAATATATCTTGCTGTTCCTCACATTAAGAGGAATAGCAAGAGATATGGACTGCTTCAACTATTCTTACAGGGAAAATTGGAAGGAAACGAGGATCAGCAAAGATTTCCTGTCTGAAAAATCTAAGTATGTTGTTCAACTCAACAAACAAATcgtttcagagcagcagtgtgcaaagtacataATGCCATGATTGTTGCCAACATCCGAAATGGATAGgcactgcaagaagaagaagaagaagaacagtaTAGTATGTGAGTCCAGATGTGGTCACATAGACTGCGAAACTATGAGTGTGTCCATATTTGGTGCACTTGGTCATTAACCCCTTCGGTATggtgatgcacccgtgtgcatcatgcTTGACTGTCCGGTCAGTACagtgatgcacacgggtgcatcatgaGTTTTCGTTCGCCATAAGGCGGTGACACCATCTTCATCatatttcaggtatttttgtTCCGTCCGAATTACCTTATTCAAATCTAAATGTGGGGAAACCACGCCCAAAGTGGGTGATGTCCAGAAGGAGATTAGATTTAGTTAATTTGATTGGTGATAAGGTTGTTTGGATGTTTGACTGATGGGATTGTGTGGGAGGTGAAGGTACTGTGCTGCTGTTTACAACTTACTttactatcccttgcaagataactcagatggaatttcccagattaggagactgggatgatatcaagcacaaaataatctggggaattccatccgaattatcttgtttatcttttttactaatttttgtttaaaatgatattttatggataaaatttaatttaactcacATACAATgtagaatattaaatttaataaaaatagttttatttctaaaattagtgttattattaCATTAACTTTAATTAGTTGTAGTGTGATACTGTATTTTAACAGACTGCGCGAAGCCGCTCAGTAAACGGTTGAATCCGTATATAGGAGCCGACTTGCCGAATCACGGTCCGGCACGAAGGGGTTAAACTGTTAAGTTACAAGTAACATTTACTATAGAATCCCTAAcgtgagaattttactgtcactgttgcatgtggttgtctttttaaaagacagatcacatgctgtcatttttttgtggcggatattcttgtgTTGggtttgatttcatgtaatcgaatgaactctttcagtaaagtcgtcccaggaacgcaactcataaatattggcaatatcattttaaagtcttctactttaaaatgtataaaatatgtctaatttgccgatataaatgagtcagattaaattaaattattacaagaattttttactaagcaacaacatttttgtttaatttattaatattttgtattttgacaacaacatccgatgtggacgtcaaaacgttaataaaatcattttgttagttaattgtggcttatttcttatttataatagttgattaaaaaaatgccacaaggaaatagcttcagaataacattgACTGTGTGCACTTGGTTGTATGATAACTTCCAACTACTTCACTATCGACCATGATGGCTGGTCATGTGATTGTCTATGATGCACAATCATCAAGCAAGTATCCACACAATAGTCTGTAATTGTAATAACTCATCAATTTATTATTTAGTACTCAGCAATTCCCTTTAAAGCATCTCCAAAAACTGACAATcccatatatacatatatacagtCATGCTTGTGCTTGATTGTCTGTATTAACCAATTATGAAGAGGGGCCATTACAAATaatagtacagtaaaacctctgttAACTGAAATAATTGGGGGAGGCTGTTTCAGATAACaaaaatttcggttaaaaataacattgttttttgtattcttcttgtatcaaacTACATAGTATTCTTGATCAAAGTTGGTTTAAAAAAATACTATGTGGTGATTTTGTAATGTCGTGTAGGTATATTTAATTGGATTCTTTAGTTGTATGAAAGCAATGTTGATgatgttgacaaattaacatagaattttctcaatttttcaataaaaatttactttttattgacaaaattattgAACTGTCACCCGTTTTTGGTTAAATGATGTTTGGGTTAACAGAAGTTTTACTGTATATTTACTACACAGTTGAGACGATGATCAGTGAACACAATAACATGTTTATCctaaataaaactgaataataCTACAAGTTGCCATATGGGCCATAACATTATAAGccaaacattaaaattaacaatctTTGTGTTTATTTGAATTACCTGCAATACATGTTCTTCTGTATTAACCGGTTTTTGGCCTGTATTTGTACTAGCTTTTGCAAAAAAGTCCATAACACTTTGAGATGTAACATCAGGAACCCTAGGAGTCGAAGAAAATGTTGGAACTGCATCTTGTTTGGTTGGGGTTCTATTAAAATCTTCTTGAGCTTTACTTAACATACTAAATATATCAACATTGTTTCCTTTCTTTTTCGATTTCTCATCACCAGTGTCTTTTAGACCTTTCATGATAGATTCTACTAAAACGGTAATACGAATACACTCCTCTCTGTTAAAAAACCAAATTCCGAATATTTTACTTTTTGAATTCCTATACAGTAAAAACGGTGCTTGCATCTGATACTCAAAATCTTTTACAATTGGCTCAATCAAATTGTCAGTGTTTAACCTATTCATAACCATAATACTGTGAAATGGTTCTCCATTTCGGCTGTATACAAACAGTGCACCTTCGGTTTCAGTTTTTTCCCACTCGTtaatggaagtgttaaaattatataaagcgACGTGTGTAGCACTTGCAAGAATATCTTTTACATATGGATCTACTCTCTTGATAGACGTTACACTCATACGCAACTCGACGGAATCAGCCatgtttttaaataaagtacacaCTGAACTTGACATTTGACAAGTATTGATTCTGCTTGCACGCTTGCACATATTCAAGATTTCAACCAATTAAAATTAGTGCATGACTGATCACTGACGTAGTGACGTACAACTAATTTTAACGGAAACGAAAATAGTAAAGCTTGTCACACACGGGGAGCTATGTCTATGATGATGATAAATGATAATATATCTATGCTATCtgatatacagtgcgtccataaagtaacgcataaattcattattgcGTAAACCgacaactttaaggaaaaattccgaaccaggtcgatttttatttttaaatttagattttctggcatatatatcatactagtgacgtcatctatctaggcgtaatgacgtaatcgatgattttttaaatgagaataggggtcatgtgatagctcatctgaaagggtattcaattctctattcaatactgtaaacattaacataattatttatacagggtgttcaaaaaaattttgttttaattaaattaattgagacaaaaagaagaatgtatgtaatttatttaattcaaaatacgttttactgttgtcaaaaaacaggaaaaaaaatttttttagacaccctgtacgaataattatgttaatgtttatactagtgaatagagaattaaataccctttcaaatgaactatcacatgacccctattctcatttaaaaaaatcatccattacgtcaccacgcccagatagatgacgtcactagtatgatatatatgccaaaaaattgtaatttaaaaataaaaatcgacctgtttctggatttttcctcaaagtcgctggtttacgaaataatgaatttatgcgttactttatggacgcactgtacatCTCATAATCAGACCGCTCACTGATGTAATGATTGAGCCTGCATATACACGGAACTACTCGTATAATATTAATTACAACGGGAAAGTTCCCGGGGCTTAGCTGTATATCATGTAGTTAAAAAAcgctaacatcgaagtaaaaaactCCTAAGTAGTAGgtataacttaattaaaaatccaaatggattacaTAAATTGgttcagaacgaacgttttcggacttatcagtccatcattaACTCAtgtacttgcaaaatagccccaaaACCAAACAGTGGTTATATGTAGAATTCAATTTACATTCttaaattatataattataaAGACTTGAAGCCGATGTTAGTGATTAATTGAAATTTCTTGAAACGAATAAATGCattcaatattttttcaaaactaaTTGTGGTTCTGAAAAGAACCATTTTGTTATACCTAATCTAAATAAAAGAACAATTTTAATAACACGAGAATATCAAAAAACATATTGTAATTAACTAAACCTAAACAAATATTCAATGTGACGCCCATTTACCATAATAAACTTATCACTTCTTTCTGTATCACttcgtttttaacttcaaatatctcaaataataataactttatcgttgcaaataaagagtatatttgttatttatacagtatggtgcaaatgaaaagaataaattcgttatttcgtaaaccagcgattttgagaaaaaattccgtaataggtcgatttttatttttaaattatgatattttggcatatatgtcatactagtgacgtcatccatctgagcgcgatgacgtaatcaatgattttttaaataagaataggggtcgtgtgctagctcatttcaaaggttattaaattttctattcagtaatataaatatatacataattatttatacagggtgtcaaaaaaaaatttttaattcaattatttgacaaaaaagaagaattagtaatttatttaactcaaagtacattttattgctgttagaaatcagaaaaaaatgtttataccataaataaacattgattttcgcttaaattaaatgttcaaacttccaagagtcATATGACTGgagggagctggcttgaacattcaatttaatcgaaaagcaatgtttatttgtgaaataaacatttttttctgtttttgggcaacagtaaaatgtatttgaattaaataaaattactaaatatagaattaaatgatctttcaaatgagctagcacgccacccctattcccatttaaaaaaatcatcgat contains:
- the LOC126886699 gene encoding mRNA-decapping enzyme 1B, with the protein product MADSVELRMSVTSIKRVDPYVKDILASATHVALYNFNTSINEWEKTETEGALFVYSRNGEPFHSIMVMNRLNTDNLIEPIVKDFEYQMQAPFLLYRNSKSKIFGIWFFNREECIRITVLVESIMKGLKDTGDEKSKKKGNNVDIFSMLSKAQEDFNRTPTKQDAVPTFSSTPRVPDVTSQSVMDFFAKASTNTGQKPVNTEEHVLQRLMSNPAHSVEHIEKQQRSITPQDSLIGQQKVISSGDRRSVPISFPSSENKIGSENGFQLHNSLKSQSLIQSTSPLAFLLQQNNLGQTEKEESHDLLSSSPFSQFIDSQKPHLMTPMMFTTPKPKENLDSSTTDADQIDLLTEKQLAQALIYLLKNNADFTKQIHEAYVKSIMEKVNLSTSKSFI